The Ochotona princeps isolate mOchPri1 chromosome 1, mOchPri1.hap1, whole genome shotgun sequence genome has a segment encoding these proteins:
- the CUTA gene encoding protein CutA isoform X2: protein MPFLLPVASRFLSRALLSMASEVPPSQPSPAAGSGYVPGSVSAAFVTCPNSKVATEIARAVVEKRLAACVNLIPQITSIYEWKGKIEEDSEVLMMIKTQSSLVPALTEFVRSVHPYEVAEVIALPVEQGNSPYLQWVQQVTESSSDSSTIQP, encoded by the exons ATGCCATTCCTGCTGCCCGTGGCCTCTCGCTTTCTATCCCGAGCCCTGCTGTCCATGGCCTCCGAAGTGCCCCCGTCCCAGCCCTCACCAGCCGCAGGCTCCGGCTATGTTCCCGGATCGGTCTCTGCAGCATTTGTCACCTGCCCGAACTCGAAGGTCGCCACGGAGATCGCCAG GGCTGTGGTGGAGAAGCGCCTGGCAGCCTGCGTGAACCTCATCCCTCAGATCACATCCAT CTACGAATGGAAAGGCAAGATCGAGGAGGACAGTGAGGTGCTGATG ATGATCAAGACTCAGAGTTCCTTGGTCCCAGCTCTGACAGAATTTGTCCG TTCCGTACACCCGTATGAAGTGGCAGAGGTGATCGCGCTGCCTGTGGAGCAGGGGAACTCCCCGTACCTGCAGTGGGTGCAGCAGGTCACAGAGTCCAGCTCCGACTCCAGCACCATCCAGCCGTGA
- the CUTA gene encoding protein CutA isoform X1 produces the protein MWGGRAPTVLLGGAAALLLSFLWMPFLLPVASRFLSRALLSMASEVPPSQPSPAAGSGYVPGSVSAAFVTCPNSKVATEIARAVVEKRLAACVNLIPQITSIYEWKGKIEEDSEVLMMIKTQSSLVPALTEFVRSVHPYEVAEVIALPVEQGNSPYLQWVQQVTESSSDSSTIQP, from the exons ATGTGGGGGGGACGGGCTCCCACAGTCCTGCTCGGTGGAGCG GCCGCCCTGCTCCTGTCGTTTCTTTGGATGCCATTCCTGCTGCCCGTGGCCTCTCGCTTTCTATCCCGAGCCCTGCTGTCCATGGCCTCCGAAGTGCCCCCGTCCCAGCCCTCACCAGCCGCAGGCTCCGGCTATGTTCCCGGATCGGTCTCTGCAGCATTTGTCACCTGCCCGAACTCGAAGGTCGCCACGGAGATCGCCAG GGCTGTGGTGGAGAAGCGCCTGGCAGCCTGCGTGAACCTCATCCCTCAGATCACATCCAT CTACGAATGGAAAGGCAAGATCGAGGAGGACAGTGAGGTGCTGATG ATGATCAAGACTCAGAGTTCCTTGGTCCCAGCTCTGACAGAATTTGTCCG TTCCGTACACCCGTATGAAGTGGCAGAGGTGATCGCGCTGCCTGTGGAGCAGGGGAACTCCCCGTACCTGCAGTGGGTGCAGCAGGTCACAGAGTCCAGCTCCGACTCCAGCACCATCCAGCCGTGA
- the PHF1 gene encoding LOW QUALITY PROTEIN: PHD finger protein 1 (The sequence of the model RefSeq protein was modified relative to this genomic sequence to represent the inferred CDS: deleted 1 base in 1 codon), translated as MAQSPRLSRSSAPSLWDPASPAPTSGTRPRLWEGQDVLARWTDGLLYLGTIKKVDSTREVCLVQFEDDSQFLVLWKDISPAALPGEELICCVCRSEAVAPGNRLVSCEKCRHAYHQDCHVPRAPAPGEGDGTSWVCRQCIFAIATKRGGALKKGPYARAMLGMKLSLPYGLKGLDWDAGHLSNRQQSYCYCGGPGEWNLKMLQCQSCLQWFHEACTQCLSKPLLYGDRFYEFECCVCRGGPEKVRRLQLRWVDVAHLVLYHLSVCCKKKYFDFDREILPFTFENWDSLLLGELSDTPKGERSSKLLSALNSHKDRFISGREIKKRKCLFGLHARIPPPVESPPGDGAPTSFPSGQGPGGGVSRPLGKRRRLEPEPEPELEPEPEPPRKRPKGKVEELGPPSAVRQQPEMEILEQRERARMQRALQASVSPPPSSPNQSYQGSSGYNFRPTDARCLPSSPIRMFASFHPSASTAGTSGEGEPPDRSPLELHIGFPTDIPQSAPHSMTASSSSAPILPPGPPSHSAPPSTLCRGLSPGTGGGGRGGVGYLSRGDPVRILARRILPDGSVQYLVEWGGGGIF; from the exons ATGGCGCAGTCTCCCCGGCTGAGCCGCTCTAGTGCGCCCTCCCTTTGGgacccagcttcccctgctcCCACCTCAGGCACCAGGCCTCGGCTGTGGGAGGGTCAAGATGTACTGGCCAGATGGACAGATGGGCTGCTCTACTTGGGCACCATCAAGAAG GTGGACAGCACTCGGGAGGTGTGTCTGGTCCAGTTTGAGGATGACTCCCAGTTTCTGGTTCTATGGAAAGACATTAGCCCTG CTGCCCTGCCCGGAGAGGAACTCATCTGCTGCGTCTGTCGATCTGAAGCAGTGGCCCCTGGGAACCGGCTGGTCAGCTGTGAGAAGTGTCGCCACG CTTATCACCAGGACTGCCATGTTCCCAGGGCCCCAGCCCCTGGTGAGGGAGATGGCACCTCCTGGGTGTGCCGCCAGTGCATCTTTGCAATCGCCACCAAG AGAGGAGGTGCACTGAAGAAGGGCCCCTATGCCAGGGCCATGCTGGGCATGAAGCTGTCACTGCCCTATGGACTCAAAGGGCTGGACTGGGATGCCGGGCACCTGAGCAACCGACAGCAGAGCTACTGCTACTGCGGTGGCCCTGGGGA GTGGAACCTGAAGATGCTGCAGTGTCAGAGCTGCCTGCAATGGTTCCACGAGGCCTGCACCCAGTGTCTGAGCAAGCCCCTCCTCTATGGGGACAG GTTCTATGAATTTGAATGCTGCGTGTGCCGGGGGGGCCCTGAGAAAGTTCGAAGGCTACAACTCCGCTG GGTTGACGTGGCCCATCTTGTCCTCTACCACCTGAGCGTCTGCTGTAAGAAGAAATACTTTGATTTTGACCGCGAGATCCTCCCCTTCACCTTTGAGAACTGGGACAGTTTGCTCCTGGGGGAG ctTTCAGACACTCCCAAGGGAGAGCGTTCTTCTAAGCTTCTCTCTGCTCTTAACAGTCACAAGGATCG TTTCATTTCAGGACGAGAgatcaaaaagagaaaatgtttatttggccTCCATGCTCGCATCCCTCCTCCTGTGGAGTCCCCTCCTGGAGATGGAGCGCCAACCAG CTTCCCTTCAGGGCAg ggccctgggggaggggtCTCACGTCCCCTGGGGAAGCGTCGGAGGCTGGAGCCGGAGccggagccagagctggagccgGAGCCAGAGCCCCCAAGAAAGAGACCGAAggggaaagtggaggagctggggccaCCCTCAGCAGTGCGCCAGCAGCCCGAGATGGAGATCCTAGAGCAGAGAGAGCGGGCTCGTATGCAGAGGGCACTGCAG GCCTCTGTGTCTCCACCACCCTCCAGCCCTAACCAGAGTTACCAGGGCAGCAGCGGCTACAACTTCCGGCCCACAGATGCCCGCTGCCTGCCCAG cAGCCCTATCCGGATGTTCGCCTCCTTCCACCCttctgccagcactgcagggaccTCTGGGGAGGGTGAACCCCCAGACAG GTCACCCCTGGAACTTCACATTGGTTTCCCCACAGACATCCCTCAAAGTGCCCCCCACTCGATGACTGCCTCATCTTCCTCAGCCCCAATCCTGCCCCCAGGTCCTCCTAGCCACTCAGCGCCTCCTTCAACCCTGTGCCGTGGCTTGTCTCCTGGGactgggggagggggccgcggtgGAGTTGGCTACCTGTCCCGAGGGGACCCTGTACGGATACTTGCTCGGCGGATACTGCCTGATGGCTCCGTGCAGTACCTGGTGGAGTGGGGCGGAGGAGGCATTTTCTGA
- the KIFC1 gene encoding kinesin-like protein KIFC1, producing the protein MEPQRPPLLEVKGNVELKTPLVKGSSRLPLPGNSRKRGPDQTENALEPEKKRTRVLGSSTRTDSSRARVPPPSAVSQTQGRITAQKVPKKVGARCSTSVAPVLKNQKPVPAAPPQKPGTSAAPPVGAGKKPGKRPAWDLKGQLCDMTAELKRSRERTQTLSQENQQLQDQLREAQQQAKALGTERSTLEEELARVQTQAEQGQQELKRLSARVLELEERLGTQEGLVQELQKEQLELQEERRGLASRLEEQERRLEASEAALSSSQAEVASLREETAAQAALLAERGDRLHGLEMERRRLHNQLQELKGNIRVFCRVRPVLPGEPTPSPGFLLFPPGPGGPADLSNRLTLSRSDDRRGTLSGAPAPTTRHDFSFDRVFPPGAKQDEVFEEIAMLVQSALDGYPVCIFAYGQTGSGKTFTMEGGPGEDPQLKGLIPRAMQHLFSVAQELSGQGWTYSFVASYVEIYNETVRDLLATGTRKGQAGECEIRRAGPGSEELTVTNARYVAVSCEKEVEALLHLAHQNRAVARTAQNERSSRSHSVFQLQIVGEHASRGLQCGAPLNLVDLAGSERLDPSLAFGPGERERLRETQAINSSLSTLGLVIMALSNKESHVPYRNSKLTYLLQNSLGGSAKMLMFVNISPLEENASESLNSLRFASKVNQCIIGTAQANKK; encoded by the exons AGGCCTCCGCTGTTGGAAGTGAAGGGGAACGTAGAGCTGAAGACACCCCTGGTTAAGGGCTCGTCCCGACTTCCTCTTCCAGGAAACAGCCGCAAGAGGGGGCCTGATCAGACGGAAAATGCCTTGGAGCCTGAAAAG AAACGGACAAGGGTCCTGGGTTCGTCCACCAGAACAGACTCATCGCGTGCCAGAGTGCCACCACCCAGCGCCGTGTCCCAGACCCAAGGCCGGATCACAG CTCAAAAAGTTCCCAAGAAGGTAGGCGCCCGGTGTTCCACAAGTGTTGCTCCAG TGTTGAAGAACCAGAagccagtccctgctgctcctccccAGAAGCCTGGCA CATCAGCTGCTCctcctgtgggggcagggaaAAAACCTGGTAAACGTCCTGCCTGGGACTTAAAGGGTCAGCTGTGTGACATGACCGCAGAGCTGAAACGAAGCCGTGAGAGGACCCAGACATTgagccaggaaaaccagcagctgCAGGATCAGCTCCGAGAGGCCCAGCAACAGGCCAAGGCCCTGGGGACAGAGCGCAGCACACTGGAGGAAGAGCTAGCCAGGGTTCAGACCCAGGCCGAGCAGGGCCAGCAGGAGCTGAAGCGCCTGAGTGCCCGGGTCCTGGAGCTCGAAGAACGGCTGGGCACACAGGAAGGCCTGGTGCAGGAGCTTCAGaaagagcagctggagctgcaggaggAGCGAAGGGGCCTGGCCAGCCGACTGGAGGAGCAGGAG AGGAGGCTAGAAGCTTCAGAGGCTGCCCTGTCAAGCAGCCAGGCAGAGGTGGCATCTCTGCGAGAGGAGACAGCAGCCCAGGCGGCCTTACTAGCCGAGCGAGGAGACCGTCTCCACGGTCTAGAGATGGAGCGCCGGCGCCTGCACAACCAGCTACAGGAACTTAAGGGCAACATCCGGGTATTCTGCCGGGTCCGCCCTGTCCTTCCAGGGGAGCCTACCCCATCCCCTGGCTTCCTCTTGTTTCCCCCTGGCCCTGGCGGGCCTGCGGATCTTTCAAACCGCCTTACCCTCTCTCGCTCTGATGATCGGCGTGGAACCCTTAGTGGGGCACCAGCTCCCACCACCCGCCATGATTTCTCTTTTGACCGAGTATTTCCACCAGGAGCTAAACAGGATGAAGTATTTGAGGAGATCGCTATGCTTGTCCAGTCGGCCCTGGACGGCTACCCCGTATGCATCTTTGCTTATGGCCAGACAGGCAGTGGCAAGACCTTCACAATGGAAGGCGGGCCTGGGGAAGACCCCCAGTTGAAGGGGCTGATTCCTCGGGCCATGCAGCACCTCTTCTCCGTGGCCCAagagctgagtggccagggctggacctacAGCTTTGTGGCAAGCTATGTAGAGATCTACAATGAGACTGTCCGAGACCTGCTGGCCACTGGAACACGTAAGGGCCAAGCAGGAGAGTGTGAGATTCGCCGTGCAGGACCAGGGAGCGAGGAACTCACTGTCACCAATGCCAGATATGTTGCTGTGTCCTGTGAGAAGGAG GTGGAGGCCCTGCTCCATCTAGCCCACCAGAATCGGGCCGTGGCTCGCACAGCACAGAATGAGCGGTCGTCACGCAGCCACAGTGTGTTCCAGTTGCAGATCGTGGGGGAGCATGCTAGCCGAGGCCTGCAATGTGGGGCCCCCCTCAACCTTGTGGATCTGGCTGGGAGTGAACGACTAGACCCCAGCTTAGCTTTTGGCCCTGGGGAGCGGGAGCGACTCCGGGAAACACAGGCCATTAACAGCAGTCTGTCCACGCTGGGGCTGGTCATCATGGCCTTGAGCAACAAG GAGTCCCACGTCCCTTACCGGAACAGCAAACTTACGTATCTGCTGCAGAACTCTCTGGGTGGCAGCGCTAAGAT GCTCATGTTTGTGAACATTTCCCCTCTGGAAGAGAACGCCTCTGAGTCCCTCAACAGTCTGCGCTTTGCCTCCAAG GTGAACCAGTGTATTATTGGTACTGCCCAGGCCAACAAGAAATGA